From Acanthopagrus latus isolate v.2019 chromosome 22, fAcaLat1.1, whole genome shotgun sequence, the proteins below share one genomic window:
- the rab15 gene encoding ras-related protein Rab-15 — protein MAKQYDVLFRLLLLGDSGVGKTCLLCRFTDNEFHPSHISTIGVDFKMKTLVIDGIKVRIQIWDTAGQERYQTITKQYYRRAQGIFLVYDITSERSFQHIMKWASDVDEYAPDKVQKILVGNKSDEVDKRQVATEQGVKLAKAYGMDFFETSAFTNHNITETFTRLAEQVLAANKKDLDLLRMSINDEINLAALEEEEGLLCDGAAGDQGKGCWC, from the exons ATGGCCAAGCAGTACGATGTGCTCTTCCGACTCCTGCTTCTCGGAGATTCTGGGGTtgggaaaacatgtttgttgtgcaGATTCACGGACAACGAATTCCACCCGTCTCACATCTCCACCATCG GAGTCGACTTCAAAATGAAGACACTAGTAATAGATGGTATCAAAGTACGGATACAGATATG GGACACTGCAGGCCAAGAAAGATACCAGACCATCACTAAGCAGTACTACAGACGAGCACAG GGAATCTTCCTGGTGTATGACATCACGAGTGAGCGATCCTTCCAGCACATCATGAAGTGGGCCAGTGACGTGGACGag TACGCTCCCGACAAGGTCCAGAAGATCCTGGTAGGGAACAAGTCGGACGAGGTGGACAAGAGGCAGGTGGCCACGGAGCAAGGTGTCAAG CTGGCCAAGGCTTACGGAATGGACTTCTTCGAGACAAGTGCCTTCACCAACCATAACATAACAGAG ACTTTCACACGCTTGGCTGAACAGGTGCTGGCGGCCAACAAAAAGGACCTGGATCTCCTCCGGATGTCCATCAACGACGAGATCAATCTCGcggctctggaggaggaggaggggctcCTCTGTGACGGTGCGGCGGGCGACCAAGGCAAAGGCTGCTGGTGTTGA